TCACGACCATGACGGGTTGTACGCTGGCGTCGTCAGCAAAAGCGACGGTTGCGGCCAGCGCCAGAACCAGCGGCGTGAAGCGAAGTGGATGTTTTTTTAATGTGGACATGGTGCCTTCCTGATGCCTGCCCCACGCAGGCGATAAATATATTCCGGAAGACACGCGATCGGCAGCGCCGGGATTAGCCCGAGCCAGATCATCGTCCAGCCGCACCCCGCGCCTTCCGCCTTTGTTGCGCACATTGCGTGCGTTTTAACGCAAGGCCGGTCTCCGGGCTGGTCGCTCCAGCGTTCGCCTTCCCAACTCTTTAGTGAAGAGTCAGTGGCCTGTTTGAACGCTTTCGATACGACTTACCGTTGCGGGGGCAGCTCAGGATTAGCGATTTGAAATCAACCCGTTACAAAGGTTGATCGATACGGCGCACCTGATTCCCAGTTTCACCCACATTGCTGTGGACACCTTGCGAAGGCCGGAATTCTATCAGCATAGGCTCCGGCCCGCGAGGCGATCAGACTGGCGCAATCATCAGGAGGCGGTTTGCTCCGCTTTGTTTACGCCCAGCAAATCAAGTTGATAGCGGATAAAACGGCTGACCAGACGCGCAGTCCAGCGTGCCAGCAACACGGCGATCACAATGCCCAAACCACCGCTGAGCAACAGTGCCAGGCCAATCGGCAACAGCTTTTTGTCGTAGCCATCGTTGCCAATATGCAGCACTTTTTTGACGACTTCAGGACCATCCTCGTCGTCATCGGCAGCGCTGGCCGACTTGTTGAGGTTTGCCGCCGCCCGATCTGCCGCCGCAGCAGCCTGTTGTGCCTTGGCTTCGGCTTCACGCTGGGCCGCCACTTTTTCTACCACCGCGTGTGCTGCGGCCGCTTTGGCCCGCGCGGCATCGGCAGCGGCCTTCACGGCTTGCTTGTCGCCAGGATTATCCGCTGCTGCTGCCGCTTTATCGGCCGCTTCTTCTGCTTTGTCTGCCTCACGATCCGCCGCTTCGGCCGCTTTGTCGGCTGCGGCTTCAGCTTTGTCTGCAGCAGCATCGGCAGCATCGTCAGCGCTATCTACCGCCAGTTTGCTGGTAGAGATATGCACGGAGCCATTTTTGTCCTGGATATCAATCAATGCGGTGCCGCTCTTTTTGTCCGCAATGATTTTGACCGAACTGCCCGAACCACTGGCCTTGTCGACGGCGTTCTTTACCGCCTGCGCATCGTTACCAATGATTTCAACGCCCGAGTCACCAATGATGATCGAGGCAGAGCCCGAAGCCATGTTTTTCTGATGCTTGTGCGAAACCACCACTTTTTCGCTATCGGGCCAGCCAAAGGCCCATTGAGTCACGCCCAGCGTGGTGCAGATCAGCCCAGCCAGCAGCAGACTGCCCGCCGTGATAAACCCGCAGGTCAAGAGCAGCAGCCAGAACAACAAAGGGAAAGCCAGCACAAAATTGAGCGCGCCCAACCCGGCATAGGCCATAACCACGCCCCACAGCGAACGGAACGATTTGCGCTTTTCCCAGTTCTGCAGCTGCGAGCGCGCGTTCAATTCGCGGGCAATGCGCTCCGGATCACCCAGCCGTGCGGCGATTTCTTCTTCGGTATGCCCTTCTGCCGTGCCGTCGCGGAAAAATTCTTCGTAATCACTGACGATTTCGTTGATGTCTTTCGCCGGTAAACGCTGGAGCCCGGCGCGTAGCCGCAGCAAAAACGTTTTCTGGTTCATTCGCGTTCTCTCCCGTTATGCGCGGCGTTCAGGACGCCTTCTACTTCTGTAACGAATTCATTCCACTCCTGGCGCATTTGCCCCAGGCTTTCCAGACCAGCATCAGTCAGCCGATAATATTTTCTGGACGGGCCAGAGCTGGATTCAACCAGATAAGTAGACACCCAGTTTTCATCCTGCAGCCGCCGCATCAACGGATAAATGGTGCCATCGCTGATCTCCATGCTGGCAGCCAGCTGGTTAACAATCGCCCACGCGTAGCTATCGCCCTGCGCCAGTACGGCCAGCACGCACATATCCAATGCGCCCTTCTTGAGTTGCGTCTTCATTCCTGGTTTATTCCCCTTCGGCAGCCGTCACCGATTTCGTGAGAGCTTTATACAACAAGGTATCTTGCATTACAAGCATGCTACCCATAACACAATGCATGTATAAGAGATTTGCAACAACGCAACTTGCCGTTCTTGCTGGTGTCATTTATAAAACCGACAGCCCTTCAAGGAGCACGTGCATGAATATCCAGCTCTATCTTGCCCCGTTGGTATCGTTGATCGCCGGTATCCTGATTCTGATCATGCCGCGTTTGCTCAATTTCATTGTGGCGATCTATCTCATCATCATTGGCGCAATCGGCTTGTTTGGCGGACACATCCCGCACTAAGCCTGCCCGCAAACTGCCACTCCACAGTTGTGTTGCCCGCGCAAAGGAACCGGAACAATGACCGTTGCCAAACGCTTGCTGGTCCACGGACATGTTCAGGGAGTGGGGTTTCGCTTTGCCACCTGCCTTGAAGCCAAACGGCTGGGCCTGTATGGCTGGGTGCGCAATCGGCATGACGGCACGGTGGAGATCCATGCCGAAGGCAACGCCAATGCGGTGGATGAAATGGTGGACTGGGCCAGCCACGGCCCACCTAACGCCAACGTGGCGCGGCTGGATATCCAGCCCGGCGTGATTGAAGGCATCGACACCTTTACCGAGCGCGCCAGCAACTAGCGGCGCTACCGGTTGGCCATTCCGCTTTGCGCGGGAAAATCTGCCCGCGTCAGCTCAGTTGAAGTGACCGAGCATAAACTCAAGGTAATCCGCGCAACCGGCTTCGCCCTCTGCTGGCGCCCAGGTCGATTTTTCTGCAACGGCAATTGGTACGTACGGTCCTTGTTTACTCTCAAAAAACACAGAGTCCGCTGACAGCGCCACCAGACTATGAAAAACGCCCGGTGGAATGTTGATCCCCACGACGTCGCTGCCCGGTGCCAACACACAGGTCGACAAAACCTTACCGTTGCTGTCAAAAATCAGACATCCCAAACGGCCGCTCAACGCGATGATGGATTCCTCTTTGCTGCTGTCCAGATGACAGTGCGGTTGCACGTAAGTGCCGGGTTGCAAAGCATTGAGCAGGCGGTGGCAAGGCGTTTCATTGGCCGCATGAAAGTTGAGATTCTTGCGCAAGCGCGGGGCGGCAGCGGCTTGGGCAGCCAGCTCGGCCAACATGGTTTGATTGATCAAAACAGCGTCAGACATGGCAGATAAACTCCGGGCGAAAAAAAACCCGGGGACGTTAAGCCCCGGGTCCACCAACAACATCTACAAAGGAGAAACTATCAAGACGCAGCTGCTGCATCCCAACAGGCCTTTGAATCTATCGAAATTGGCCTGGATTGTCAAACAATTCAAGGGCATGGAAAAACCGATTTGCAAGACCAGTAATTTACAGCAAGAGCGTATAATTTTGTCTTTTTGCCAGATACCGCCATGACGCTGCCAGACCCCCGGTTGTACCCTCGCGTGAACGCCAACAACCCGGCCATTCGCGCGCTGATGTCGTTGTTAACCGAACGTGACGCGGAACAGGTCAAACTGAAACGCGGCGCGCTGGACGCCTTGATTTGTGAGCTTTTACAGGCAAATGACCACGGCGCCCTGCATGCTGCCCTGACGCAGGCACCGTCACAATATGCTTACAGCATACTATGGGAATCGTTGCGCAAGGCCGTTGAACAGCCAGAGTCTTACAACGAACAATGGGCAGTTCCATTTGCGATTCCGGTGGTTCTGGTCGCTGGCG
This genomic interval from Silvimonas soli contains the following:
- a CDS encoding WbuC family cupin fold metalloprotein, which gives rise to MSDAVLINQTMLAELAAQAAAAPRLRKNLNFHAANETPCHRLLNALQPGTYVQPHCHLDSSKEESIIALSGRLGCLIFDSNGKVLSTCVLAPGSDVVGINIPPGVFHSLVALSADSVFFESKQGPYVPIAVAEKSTWAPAEGEAGCADYLEFMLGHFN
- a CDS encoding DUF1700 domain-containing protein; this encodes MNQKTFLLRLRAGLQRLPAKDINEIVSDYEEFFRDGTAEGHTEEEIAARLGDPERIARELNARSQLQNWEKRKSFRSLWGVVMAYAGLGALNFVLAFPLLFWLLLLTCGFITAGSLLLAGLICTTLGVTQWAFGWPDSEKVVVSHKHQKNMASGSASIIIGDSGVEIIGNDAQAVKNAVDKASGSGSSVKIIADKKSGTALIDIQDKNGSVHISTSKLAVDSADDAADAAADKAEAAADKAAEAADREADKAEEAADKAAAAADNPGDKQAVKAAADAARAKAAAAHAVVEKVAAQREAEAKAQQAAAAADRAAANLNKSASAADDDEDGPEVVKKVLHIGNDGYDKKLLPIGLALLLSGGLGIVIAVLLARWTARLVSRFIRYQLDLLGVNKAEQTAS
- a CDS encoding PadR family transcriptional regulator; protein product: MKTQLKKGALDMCVLAVLAQGDSYAWAIVNQLAASMEISDGTIYPLMRRLQDENWVSTYLVESSSGPSRKYYRLTDAGLESLGQMRQEWNEFVTEVEGVLNAAHNGRERE
- a CDS encoding DUF3096 domain-containing protein; this translates as MNIQLYLAPLVSLIAGILILIMPRLLNFIVAIYLIIIGAIGLFGGHIPH
- a CDS encoding acylphosphatase, with protein sequence MTVAKRLLVHGHVQGVGFRFATCLEAKRLGLYGWVRNRHDGTVEIHAEGNANAVDEMVDWASHGPPNANVARLDIQPGVIEGIDTFTERASN